One Bosea sp. 685 DNA segment encodes these proteins:
- the rpsH gene encoding 30S ribosomal protein S8, whose amino-acid sequence MIIDPLGDMLTRIRNAQMRRKSRVSTPGSKLRARVLDVLQTEGYIRGYTQTEFGNGRTEFDIELKYHEGQPVIRSISRVSKPGRRVYSSVETMPRVADGLGVTIISTPKGVMPDHLAREQNVGGEVLCKVF is encoded by the coding sequence GTGATCATTGATCCGCTTGGAGATATGCTGACCCGCATCCGCAATGCGCAGATGCGGCGCAAGTCGCGCGTTTCGACGCCTGGTTCGAAGCTCAGGGCCCGTGTGCTCGACGTGCTTCAGACCGAGGGCTACATCCGTGGCTACACCCAGACCGAGTTCGGCAATGGCCGGACCGAGTTCGATATCGAGCTGAAGTACCATGAGGGACAGCCGGTCATCCGGTCGATCTCGCGTGTGTCGAAGCCCGGCCGCCGCGTCTATTCTTCGGTGGAGACGATGCCGCGCGTGGCCGATGGCCTTGGCGTGACCATCATCTCGACGCCGAAGGGTGTGATGCCCGATCATCTTGCCCGCGAGCAGAACGTGGGCGGCGAAGTGCTTTGCAAGGTCTTCTGA
- the rplR gene encoding 50S ribosomal protein L18 yields the protein MSSKQTENTARRRARVRRAIKAVANGRARLSVHRTGKQIYAQVIDDAKGVTLASASSLDKDIRADIKSGANVEAATAIGKLIAERAVKAGVKDVVFDRGSYMYHGRVKALAEAAREGGLNF from the coding sequence ATGAGCAGCAAGCAGACAGAAAACACTGCGCGCCGTCGGGCTCGCGTCCGTCGCGCCATCAAGGCGGTCGCCAATGGCCGCGCTCGCCTGTCGGTGCACCGCACCGGCAAGCAGATTTATGCCCAGGTCATCGACGACGCGAAGGGGGTCACCCTCGCTTCGGCTTCGTCGCTGGACAAGGACATCCGCGCCGACATCAAGTCGGGCGCGAATGTCGAGGCCGCGACCGCGATCGGCAAGCTGATCGCCGAGCGCGCCGTCAAGGCGGGCGTGAAGGACGTGGTCTTCGATCGCGGCTCCTACATGTATCACGGCCGCGTCAAGGCGCTGGCCGAGGCGGCCCGCGAGGGCGGCCTGAACTTCTGA
- the rplE gene encoding 50S ribosomal protein L5: MAENQQAALTPRMKQHYEDVVRPAMIAEFGYKNAMEVPTIEKVVINMGVGEATADRKKVDNAAGDLALIAGQRPVITKSRLAIAGFKLRENMAVGCKVTLRKTKMFEFVDRLVTIALPRVRDFRGLNPKSFDGRGNFALGIKEHIVFPEINYDKVDAVWGMDVIVCTTAKSDDEARALLKHFNFPFRQ; the protein is encoded by the coding sequence ATGGCTGAGAATCAGCAGGCGGCTCTCACGCCGCGTATGAAGCAGCATTATGAGGACGTGGTCCGTCCGGCGATGATCGCCGAGTTCGGCTACAAGAACGCCATGGAAGTGCCGACCATCGAGAAGGTCGTCATCAACATGGGCGTCGGTGAAGCGACGGCCGACCGCAAGAAGGTCGACAATGCTGCCGGCGATCTCGCCCTCATCGCCGGCCAGCGGCCGGTCATCACCAAGTCCCGCCTCGCCATCGCTGGCTTCAAGCTGCGCGAGAACATGGCGGTCGGCTGCAAGGTCACGCTGCGCAAGACCAAGATGTTCGAGTTCGTCGACCGGCTCGTCACCATCGCCTTGCCCCGCGTGCGCGACTTCCGGGGCCTCAACCCCAAGTCGTTCGACGGGCGCGGCAATTTCGCGCTCGGGATCAAGGAGCACATCGTGTTTCCTGAGATCAACTACGACAAGGTCGACGCCGTGTGGGGCATGGACGTGATCGTCTGCACGACTGCGAAGTCGGACGACGAGGCACGCGCCTTGCTCAAGCACTTCAACTTCCCGTTCCGGCAGTGA
- the rpsN gene encoding 30S ribosomal protein S14: protein MAKKSSVENNNHRKALVKKFAGKRARLLAIANDDSQSMDERFLARLKLAELPRNSAPTRVRNRCEVTGRPRAVYRKLKMSRIALRELGNKGLVPGLVKSSW from the coding sequence ATGGCTAAGAAAAGCTCCGTCGAGAACAACAACCACCGCAAGGCTCTCGTGAAGAAATTCGCGGGCAAGCGCGCGCGGCTTCTCGCGATCGCCAATGACGACAGCCAGTCCATGGACGAGCGTTTTCTCGCTCGCCTCAAGCTGGCTGAACTGCCGCGCAATTCGGCTCCGACCCGGGTGCGTAACCGCTGCGAAGTCACGGGGCGTCCGCGCGCCGTGTACCGCAAGCTGAAGATGTCGCGCATTGCCTTGCGCGAGCTCGGCAACAAGGGGCTGGTTCCCGGCCTCGTCAAGTCGAGCTGGTGA
- the rpsE gene encoding 30S ribosomal protein S5 translates to MAREPRDRDREERDSEFVDKLVHINRVAKVVKGGRRFGFAALVVVGDQKGRVGFGHGKAREVPEAIRKATEAAKRGLVRIPLREGRTLHHDVQGRHGAGKVVLRAAPAGTGIIAGGPMRAVFEAVGMQDVVSKSLGSSNPYNLVRATFDALKNEDSPRGVAARRSLKVSALQTRRRDAGTDAAAEV, encoded by the coding sequence ATGGCGAGAGAACCTCGTGACCGCGATCGCGAAGAGCGCGATTCGGAATTCGTGGACAAGCTGGTCCACATCAACCGCGTCGCCAAGGTGGTGAAGGGTGGGCGTCGCTTCGGCTTCGCCGCGCTCGTCGTCGTCGGCGACCAGAAGGGCCGCGTCGGCTTCGGCCATGGCAAGGCCCGCGAAGTGCCGGAAGCGATCCGCAAGGCGACTGAAGCCGCCAAGCGTGGTCTCGTCCGCATTCCGCTGCGCGAAGGCCGCACGCTCCATCACGATGTCCAGGGCCGTCACGGCGCCGGCAAGGTCGTGCTGCGCGCTGCCCCGGCCGGTACCGGCATCATCGCCGGCGGTCCGATGCGCGCCGTCTTCGAGGCGGTCGGCATGCAGGACGTGGTGTCGAAGTCACTCGGCTCCTCGAACCCCTACAACCTCGTCCGCGCGACTTTCGACGCGCTGAAGAACGAGGACAGCCCGCGCGGCGTCGCCGCGCGTCGGTCCCTGAAGGTTTCGGCCCTGCAGACGCGTCGTCGCGATGCTGGCACCGATGCCGCGGCCGAAGTCTGA
- the rpmD gene encoding 50S ribosomal protein L30 yields the protein MAKAETTVVVEQIGSPIRREASQRQTLIGLGLNKIRRRSTLVDTPSVRGMIDKVRHLVRVIDAK from the coding sequence ATGGCAAAAGCTGAAACCACCGTCGTCGTCGAGCAGATCGGTAGCCCGATCCGCCGCGAGGCTTCGCAGCGCCAGACCCTGATCGGTCTCGGCCTGAACAAGATCCGCCGGCGCTCGACCCTGGTCGACACGCCCTCCGTGCGTGGCATGATCGACAAGGTCAGGCACCTCGTCCGCGTCATTGACGCGAAGTGA
- the rplF gene encoding 50S ribosomal protein L6 has translation MSRIGKKPVPVPAGVTANVAGQLVKIKGSKGELSFEVPDDVSVAMDNGAIAVQPRSQTKRARSLWGTSRARVANLVLGVTTGFEKKLEINGVGYKAAVNGKVLKLSLGYSHDIDYPIPEGVAIVTPKPTEIVITGIDKQVVGQTAAEIRDYRGPEPYKGKGVKYAGEFIFRKEGKKK, from the coding sequence ATGTCTCGTATCGGTAAGAAGCCTGTTCCGGTTCCCGCTGGCGTCACCGCCAACGTCGCCGGCCAGCTCGTCAAGATCAAGGGCTCGAAGGGGGAACTCTCCTTCGAGGTGCCCGATGACGTCTCGGTCGCCATGGACAACGGCGCCATCGCCGTCCAGCCGCGCTCCCAGACCAAGCGGGCTCGCTCGCTCTGGGGCACGTCACGCGCTCGCGTCGCCAATCTGGTGCTGGGCGTCACCACGGGCTTCGAGAAGAAGCTCGAGATCAACGGCGTCGGCTACAAGGCCGCCGTCAATGGCAAGGTGCTCAAGCTGTCGCTCGGCTACAGCCACGACATCGATTATCCGATCCCGGAAGGTGTCGCGATCGTCACGCCGAAGCCGACCGAAATCGTGATCACCGGCATCGATAAGCAGGTGGTCGGCCAGACCGCCGCCGAGATCCGCGATTATCGCGGCCCCGAGCCCTATAAGGGCAAGGGCGTCAAGTACGCCGGCGAATTCATCTTCCGCAAGGAAGGGAAGAAGAAGTAA